One region of Anas acuta chromosome Z, bAnaAcu1.1, whole genome shotgun sequence genomic DNA includes:
- the TARS1 gene encoding threonine--tRNA ligase 1, cytoplasmic: MAGGDGQVNAGGENKADCGKKKAKEGAVNEGRAELNPWPAFINERLEMYNKLKAEHDALLAERAANDSKPIKVTLPDGKQVDAESWKTTPYQIACGISQGLADNTVIAKVNKVVWDLDRPLEEDCTLELLKFEDEEAQAVYWHSSAHIMGEAMERIYGGCLCYGPPIENGFYYDMFLEEGGVSSNDFSALETLCKKIMKEKQAFERLEVKKETLLEMFKYNKFKCRILNEKVNTPTTTVYRCGPLIDLCRGPHVRHTGKIKTIKIHKNSSTYWEGKADMESLQRIYGISFPDAKMLKEWEKFQEEAKSRDHRKIGRDQELFFFHELSPGSCFFLPKGAYIYNTLIEFIRSEYRKRGFQEVVTPNIFNSKLWMTSGHWQHYSDNMFSFEVEKEIFALKPMNCPGHCLMFDHRPRSWRELPLRLADFGVLHRNELSGALTGLTRVRRFQQDDAHIFCAMEQIEEEIKSCLQFLRSVYDVFGFSFKLNLSTRPEKYLGDIKVWNEAEKQLENSLNDFGEKWELNPGDGAFYGPKIDIQIKDAIGRYHQCATIQLDFQLPVRFNLTFVSHDGNDKTRPVIIHRAILGSVERMIAILTENYGGKWPLWLSPQQVMVVPVGPMCDEYAQKVRQQFHDAGLMADIDVDPGCTLNKKIRNAQLAQYNFILVVGEKEKASGTVNIRTRDNKVHGERTIAETVERLLELKRSRSKQAEEEF, translated from the exons atggcagggggtgatGGCCAG GTAAATGCTGGGGGTGAAAACAAGGCAGACTGCGGGAAGAAGAAAGCGAAGGAAGGGGCCGTCAATGAAGGGCGCGCGGAG CTAAATCCCTGGCCTGCATTTATCAATGAGCGTTTAGAGATGTACAATAAACTTAAAGCTGAACATGATGCACTCCTTGCAGAAAGAGCTGCTAATGACAGTAAACCCATTAAAGTTACATTACCTGATGGCAAGCAGGTTGATGCTGAGTCCTGGAAGACAACTCCTTACCAAATTGCTTGTGGAATTAG CCAGGGCTTAGCTGACAACACTGTTATTGCTAAAGTGAACAAGGTGGTTTGGGATCTAGACCGTCCTCTGGAGGAGGACTGTACCCTGGAGCTGCTCAAGTTTGAAGATGAAGAGGCACAAGCA GTGTACTGGCACTCGAGTGCTCACATAATGGGTGAAGCTATGGAGCGAATCTATGGTGGATGTTTGTGCTATGGTCCACCAAtagaaaatggattttattaCGACATGTTCCTTGAGGAAGG GGGTGTATCAAGTAATGATTTCTCTGCTTTGGAAACATTATGCAAAAAGATcatgaaggaaaagcaagcCTTTGAAAGACTGGAAGTTAAGAAGGAAACACTACTTGAAATGTTCAAG tataACAAATTTAAGTGTCGCATCCTGAATGAGAAGGTCAATACTCCAACTACAACAGTATACAG GTGTGGCCCCCTGATAGATTTATGCAGAGGGCCTCATGTCAGACATACTGGCAAGATAAAGACCATAAAAATTCATAAG AACTCCTCTACCTATTGGGAAGGCAAGGCTGATATGGAATCACTCCAGCGCATCTATGGAATTTCATTCCCAGATGCAAAAATGCTGAAGGAGTGGGAGAAGTTCCAGGAAGAGGCTAAGAGCAGAGATCACAGAAAAATTGGGCGG gaccaagaattgtttttctttcatgaactCAGCCCTGGTAGTTGTTTTTTCCTGCCAAAAGGAGCTTACATTTATAACACGTTAATTGAGTTCATCCGG AGTGAGTATCGAAAACGTGGATTCCAGGAGGTTGTCACTCCAAATATTTTCAACAGCAAACTATGGATGACTTCAGGGCACTGGCAGCATTACAGTGACaacatgttttcctttgaagtaGAGAAAGAAATCTTTGCTCTGAAGCCTATGAACTGTCCAGGACACTG CCTTATGTTTGATCATCGTCCAAGATCATGGCGTGAGCTGCCATTACGGTTGGCAGATTTTGGCGTTCTGCATCGCAACGAATTGTCAGGAGCTCTCACAGGACTCACTCGAGTACGTCGGTTCCAGCAGGACGATGCTCACATATTCTGTGCTATGGAGCAG ATTGAAGAGGAGATAAAGAGCTGTCTGCAGTTCTTGCGTTCCGTGTATGATGTCTTCGGATTTTCCTTTAAACTGAATCTCTCCACTCGTCCTGAAAAGTACCTGGGAGATATCAAAGTGTGGAATGAAGCTGAAAag CAACTGGAAAACAGCCTGAATGACTTTGGTGAGAAGTGGGAGTTGAACCCTGGCGATGGAGCTTTCTATGGACCTAAG ATTGACATTCAGATTAAAGATGCCATCGGCCGCTACCACCAATGTGCTACAATCCAGCTAGACTTCCAGCTGCCAGTCAGATTTAACCTCACCTTTGTCAG CCATGATGGTAATGACAAGACAAGACCGGTTATCATTCACCGGGCTATCCTGGGATCTGTGGAGAGAATGATCGCCATTCTAACTGAAAACTACGGAGGCAAATG GCCACTCTGGCTGTCCCCACAGCAGGTAATGGTGGTACCAGTAGGACCAATGTGTGATGAATATGCTCAAAAG GTCAGACAGCAATTCCATGATGCTGGATTAATGGCAGATATCGATGTAGATCCTGGGTGCACACTGAACAAGAAGATCCGAAATGCTCAGCTTGCACAGTATAACTTCATTCTGG TTGTTGGTGAGAAGGAGAAGGCCAGCGGAACAGTTAACATCCGTACCAGAGATAACAAGGTTCATGGTGAGCGTACAATTGCTGAAACGGTGGAGCGACTGCTGGAACTGAAACGTTCTCGATCCAAACAAGCTGAAGAGGAATTTTAA